A single region of the Lycium barbarum isolate Lr01 chromosome 2, ASM1917538v2, whole genome shotgun sequence genome encodes:
- the LOC132626644 gene encoding uncharacterized protein LOC132626644 — protein sequence MAGSSRTQVLSVSSQDHETTSTGNKYGGLMPKKKPLISKDHERAFFDSADWALCKQGAGVDQKSTVAIETLRPKLQRTTHQQLPPRRPACTS from the exons ATGGCAGGTAGCAGCAGAACTCAAGTGCTTTCTGTCTCCTCTCAAGATCATGAG ACAACTTCTACTGGAAACAAATATGGAGGACTCATGCCAAAGAAGAAGCCTTTGATTTCTAAG GACCATGAACGTGCCTTCTTTGATTCCGCAGACTGGGCTCTATGCAAA CAAGGCGCAGGAGTTGATCAAAAATCAACAGTGGCTATAGAAACATTGCGTCCCAAATTGCAG AGAACAACTCATCAGCAACTGCCTCCTCGAAGACCTGCTTGTACATCTTGA